The bacterium genome contains the following window.
GCCTGACCGGGCGCCCCCGCCTGCTCGTGACGGAGGCGCAGGTGCACCCGGCGCGGCAGTTCGTGGTGGAGAAGGACCGCCTCGAGGCGATCCTCGACGACATCGGCCGCGACCTCGAGGCCCGGCTGGCCGAGTACGACGCCGCGGGCCGCGCCGTCGAGGCCCAGCGCCTCGCCTCGCGCACCCGCTACGACATGGAGATGATCCGCCAGGTCGGCTACTGCAACGGCGTCGAGAACTACTCGCGCTACTTCGACGACCGCAAGCCCGGCGAACGCCCGGCCTGCCTGTTCGACTACTTCCCCGACGACTTCCTGCTCGTGATCGACGAGTCGCACGTGACCGTCTCGCAGCTGGCGGCCATGTGGCGCGGCGACCGCTCGCGCAAGGAGACGCTCGTCGAGCACGGCTTCCGCCTGCCCAGCGCGCTGGACAACCGCCCCCTGCGCTTCGATGAGCTGGAGGGGCTGATGCCGCGGACCATCTTCGTCTCCGCGACGCCGGGCGACTACGAGATGGCGGCCTGCGACGGGGAGTTCGTCGAGCAGGTCATCCGCCCCACCGGCCTGATCGATCCGCCCGTGGACATCGTGCCGGTGGCGGGCCAGGTCGACGACCTGATCGGGCGGGCCCGCGCCGTCGTCGCGGCCGGCGGGCGCGTCCTGGTCACCACCCTGACCAAGCGCATGGCCGAGGACCTCAGCGAGTACCTGCAGCGCCTGGGACTGCGCGTCGCCTACATGCACGCCGACATCGCGGCCCTGGACCGCGTCGAGATCATCCGCAAGCTGCGCCTGGGCGAGTGCGACGTGCTGGTGGGCGTCAACCTGCTGCGCGAGGGGCTGGACCTGCCCGAGGTGGCACTGGTGGCCGTGCTGGACGCGGACCGCGAGGGGTTCCTGCGCTCGGAGCGCTCGCTGATCCAGACCGCCGGCCGCGCCGCGCGCAACGCCGAGGGGCGCGTCGTGATGTACGCCGACCGGATGACCGACTCCATGCGGCGGGCGATCGGGGAGATGGAGCGCCGCCGCGCCAAGCAGATCGCCTACAACACGGAGCACGGCATCACGCCGCGGACGATCCTCAAGACGCGCGAGGAGATCCTGCAGGCCACGCTGGCGGCGGGCGACGAGACGCGCAGCGGCGCCTCGCGGGCCCGGGACGCGGCCGTCCCCACGCCCGGCGCGTTGGCCGCCGGCCTGGCCCAGACCCCGCGCGAGATCGTCGAGATGCTGGAGGCCGAGATGGAAACCGCCGCCGCCGCGCTGGACTTCGAACTGGCTGCCGAGCTGCGCGACCGGCTCGAGGACCTGCGCGCCCAGTGGGGCCTGCCACAGCTCAAGACGGGTTAGGAGGAGCATGCCGGACCGACGCGACGACTACGGTTTCCCCC
Protein-coding sequences here:
- the uvrB gene encoding excinuclease ABC subunit UvrB — its product is MGPGPLVAGPLGTVVSAFRLQAPFEPRGDQPAAIRALTAGLLEGRARQTLLGVTGSGKTFTLANVIAETGLPTLVFSHNKTLAAQLYGEFKGFFPDNAVEYFISYYDYYQPEAFVPATGTYIEKDVSINEEIERLRLRATSSLLTRKDVIVVASVSAIYGLGNPDTFHRNILSLRTGQPLERDDFLQRLVGIHYERRDEGGYGTFRVRGDTVDVRAAFDERVLRVEFFGGTIERLGFVDGLTGRPRLLVTEAQVHPARQFVVEKDRLEAILDDIGRDLEARLAEYDAAGRAVEAQRLASRTRYDMEMIRQVGYCNGVENYSRYFDDRKPGERPACLFDYFPDDFLLVIDESHVTVSQLAAMWRGDRSRKETLVEHGFRLPSALDNRPLRFDELEGLMPRTIFVSATPGDYEMAACDGEFVEQVIRPTGLIDPPVDIVPVAGQVDDLIGRARAVVAAGGRVLVTTLTKRMAEDLSEYLQRLGLRVAYMHADIAALDRVEIIRKLRLGECDVLVGVNLLREGLDLPEVALVAVLDADREGFLRSERSLIQTAGRAARNAEGRVVMYADRMTDSMRRAIGEMERRRAKQIAYNTEHGITPRTILKTREEILQATLAAGDETRSGASRARDAAVPTPGALAAGLAQTPREIVEMLEAEMETAAAALDFELAAELRDRLEDLRAQWGLPQLKTG